One stretch of Shewanella sp. Arc9-LZ DNA includes these proteins:
- the hcp gene encoding hydroxylamine reductase, whose product MFCVQCEQTIRTPEGNGCSYSQGMCGKLASTSDIQDLLIYMLQGVSAYAVKAREFGIVDSDIDTFVPKAFFATLTNVNFDDERLIDYAYQAQTYRDQLKAAYIAACKGQGVEPEMVSGQGELLLATSKPEILAQAPIALLNGGDVNEDILGLRLLCLYGLKGAAAYMEHARVLDQTDVDVAAEFHKIMAFLGEDSVDADKLFATAMEIGQLNYRIMAMLDLGETTSFGHPEPTQVNTKSVKGKAILVSGHDMKDLELILEQTAGKGINVFTHGEMLPALAYPAFKKYAHLVGNYGGAWQNQQKEFATFPGAVVMTSNCIIDPTVGEYSDRIYTRSIVGWPGVTHVEGDDFSEVINKALELEGFAYDEIPHMITIGFARNALMAAAPTVVENVKNGSIKHFFLIGGCDGDKLERNYFTDLAKSVPDDSIILTLGCGKYKFNKLDFGDINGVPRLLDVGQCNDAYSAIQLALALKDIFECDLNDLPLSLVLSWFEQKAIVVLLTLLSLGVKNIRTGPTAPAFLSENLMNILEQQFGLRGTTDVESDLKAMMNVA is encoded by the coding sequence ATGTTTTGTGTGCAATGTGAGCAAACCATTAGAACACCAGAAGGCAATGGCTGTAGTTACTCGCAAGGTATGTGCGGCAAGTTAGCGTCGACGTCTGATATTCAAGATTTATTAATCTATATGCTGCAAGGCGTGTCGGCTTATGCAGTTAAAGCGCGTGAGTTTGGCATTGTAGACAGCGACATTGACACTTTTGTGCCTAAAGCCTTTTTTGCCACGTTAACTAACGTAAACTTCGACGATGAACGCTTAATTGATTATGCCTACCAGGCACAAACCTATCGCGACCAATTAAAAGCGGCTTACATTGCTGCTTGTAAAGGCCAAGGTGTCGAGCCAGAAATGGTCAGCGGTCAAGGTGAGTTATTACTTGCTACATCAAAACCTGAGATTTTAGCCCAGGCGCCAATTGCACTGCTTAACGGCGGAGACGTAAATGAAGACATTTTAGGCTTACGTTTATTATGCCTATATGGCTTAAAAGGCGCAGCGGCTTATATGGAACATGCTCGCGTATTAGATCAAACTGACGTTGATGTGGCTGCTGAGTTCCATAAAATCATGGCATTTTTAGGTGAAGATTCTGTTGATGCAGACAAGCTGTTTGCTACTGCAATGGAAATTGGCCAATTAAACTACCGCATTATGGCGATGTTAGATTTAGGCGAAACCACCTCTTTTGGCCATCCTGAGCCAACACAAGTGAATACCAAATCTGTTAAAGGTAAAGCGATTTTAGTGTCTGGTCACGACATGAAAGATCTAGAGCTTATTCTTGAGCAAACCGCAGGCAAGGGCATTAATGTCTTTACTCACGGCGAAATGTTACCAGCACTTGCTTACCCAGCATTTAAAAAATACGCGCATTTAGTCGGTAACTATGGCGGCGCTTGGCAAAATCAGCAAAAAGAATTTGCCACTTTCCCTGGTGCAGTTGTGATGACCTCAAACTGTATTATCGACCCTACCGTTGGTGAGTACTCTGACCGTATTTATACCCGCAGTATCGTAGGTTGGCCTGGTGTCACTCACGTTGAAGGTGATGATTTCAGCGAAGTGATTAACAAAGCCCTTGAACTTGAAGGTTTTGCTTATGATGAAATTCCCCACATGATCACCATCGGTTTTGCCCGTAACGCCTTAATGGCAGCAGCACCCACCGTAGTTGAAAACGTTAAAAACGGTTCTATTAAGCACTTCTTCTTAATTGGTGGTTGTGATGGCGACAAATTAGAGCGCAATTACTTTACTGACTTAGCTAAGTCTGTGCCTGATGATTCAATTATTTTGACCTTAGGTTGCGGTAAGTACAAGTTCAATAAATTAGACTTTGGTGACATCAATGGTGTGCCACGTTTACTTGATGTGGGCCAATGTAACGATGCCTATTCTGCTATTCAGTTAGCGTTAGCGTTAAAAGATATTTTTGAGTGTGACCTTAATGATTTACCGCTGAGCCTAGTGTTGTCGTGGTTTGAGCAAAAAGCGATTGTAGTGTTGTTAACCTTGTTATCACTTGGGGTGAAAAACATCCGTACAGGACCTACTGCGCCAGCATTTTTATCTGAAAATCTAATGAATATTTTAGAGCAACAGTTTGGTTTGCGTGGCACTACCGATGTTGAGTCAGACTTAAAAGCAATGATGAACGTGGCGTAA